The Juglans microcarpa x Juglans regia isolate MS1-56 chromosome 2D, Jm3101_v1.0, whole genome shotgun sequence DNA window TCATCATTTGTCCTTAACACTCTCCCTCACGTGTGAGTCAGTGCAATCTAGGGTTCAAACTCATATCTCTGGTCTAATACTATGTAAAATCACTGACATGTTGAAATTTTAAACTGATGGaagagatatattttattatttaatttatatcctAACATATTTGATATTCCAACACACATTCACTTGGTACGCACAAAAAGAATAACATGAGCGAATCAGTGCGTCGCTTAATTACAATGAGTACCTCGTTCCGTATACCTGGAATCAGTTCTTCCCCCAAGCATTTGACCACATCTCCAACTGCACCAGTCCTATCCTCGGGTTTCCCCAGCATTGGATGTAAGGTCACGTGGGCACCAATGGGTCCTCCATAAGAATCATCTCTAGGGAAAATGAAGACAtccttgaatctccttaaattTTGAGCGAAACTgcgagaatttgaaaaattacctAATAAACCTACTGTTTTGATTCCCGAATAGATACAAACAAAATCAATTCCGCAATACAATTCAACATGACAGGAATTCAGTTCTCGGAGAATTTGACCGAAACATATCAGTGAGGtcagtaataaaaaaaaaccatatacgAATTTCTCTATAAGACTCTAAGCCTTACCCATTATGAAGATAACCAACGATTTGGTCCTCGATGACAAATGGAAGGAACTCGGATTGCTTTTCCTGGGAGCGATTCCAAAAGAGAAATGAGTAAATCTaacaaaaggaaatgaaaaacgGTCCGTTTGGCTTGAGAAGGAGTCAAAAACTGCGAAAAGTAGGTCCAAAAACAGCCAAAATGCTTCTTAATTCCTTTCACGTTTTGAATTTCTGGGGAACCAAGCAGAGGAAAAGAGGGACTCCAAAGGACTTAACTGATCCACGATTGCAGATCTTGACCTTCTGGAAGAAGACTGAGATATCCGAAGGATCGTCTGGAAGGCTTTCCGGTTGAGAAATTCGCAAGACATCGTCCCAAGTGAAGGAAGCACCGGCGGCGGATACTGAAAGAGTAGTAGACTTGGATTTGAAGCAAGTGTGAGTGAGAAAACGTGATGGAAACGGTGTCGAAGTTCTCATGGGAAAAGCGGGAGAAGCTTTGGAGATGCAGAGGGAGGGAACGAACGAGTTTTGGATTTTGTGAGAGAGGGGAAGACTGCAACTGCGGGCCATCAGAGAGCTTGGGCAACTGGGCAAGCAAGGATAAGTGATCTCACTCCCTCCATGCTAATTTCGTCCGTTCCAGCGCGAGATCACTCCCGGTCCGTCCCGCTTTTCCCATCCGGTTTGTACGTTGAGacgagttgaattgaattgtaaatattaatattttataaattttattaaaatgagtttaattttttaaattaaaatatataaaataggttgagataaatttattcttttataaagagttaaaaaaatagtaaatcttatcaataattagtttaaaatgaattgaatttaGTTTAACAACTAAGCACAAGCTTAATGTTCTTCTCTTTGAATaagagattattattttttgattggcacGTGCGAGAATAGTATCTAAATAATCTTGGGAGTACACAGATCttcaataataaattttttgcaAGTACATataagataattcaagaaaaaaaattttcagaCCAAGTGTACATTGGATTTTTcctaattatgtttttattgggTAGATATTTTTGATAGAATAATTCTAGTAATCATctttatactatatactatactttatttttttatctttttatttttttctattatatgatttgggaatgataagtagaagaatttaattaatttaataaaaaaaattaaaatatatgtgatGTATAGTGTAAGATGATGATAGCAAAACACTTATTAAAAAGGTTAGTTACTCTTCAAATAAATTGTTCAATCTGTTAAGATTTCGCTACTGCTATTTTTTAATTAACGatgtattaaattaaatgaaagataCAGGAGAGGGTATGATGTCTAGTACAAAAACcccattacaaatttacaataacGTAGCATGGGAaggaaaaaacgaaaaaaaaaaaaaagggcaatcAACTATAGGTTCAGCCAACGAGGGAATTACCAAAGACGGTTTGCGTTGACTTGACAAGTTGATCGTTTGCTTGTGGCTTCAAACTACAATCGATAAAAAAAACAAGCAGCTATCTGTTCTGGTCCATTTCATAGAAAAGTTCCACTTCtattgtcttcatattctctAATGGATGAAAATaggaatatatttaaaataccTATACATGGAAAAGCACAATCGTCAGAGGTATCAAATAAGTATTGGCCATTCTATTAGTGAGGATGGTATGTTAAAAACTTTGTCAGATAGGATGCTGTTGAAAAAAATCTAGCAAGAAAgtgaacaaaattttatttattattgctATGCTTGATCAGTGCTCTAAGTtgaaagttttggagttttggtTCACTGATTTTCTTGGCAATGAGCGAGCTTCTAAAGTCATTACAAGGTTAAGAAAGATGATTGAGCAGAATTATAAGCAGTATTCAAAATTTAATGTAGGTTTTGAAGACAATCAACACAAGATGTTTGAGAAAAATACTTAGTCGCCATGAGAGTACTGAGGGTGTTTCTTCTATTATTTATAGAGTATATTTGAGCCTCCTAATATCAAATACAATCTGTATTTTACAGTTATACATCATACAAAATAAGATACTATGTTTAGTGATGTTTTAATGTCAGTAATATTGTGTAGATAGTCGTTTGGTGCTTCCCATATCTGGCGAGCGTGTTGAGGTCATGATTGTAGGAGCGTCGTTGAGATTGGATTTGTTGTGTGTTGAGCTATGTTGAGGATGTGATTGTAGGAGTGCCGTTGAGGTGGTTTCTTCTGTCTTGAGTTGGATGATCTAGGTGGTCTGGGTTAATACTCCCCCTCAAACTAGGTTGAGGTACAAGGCCAAGTTTGGCTCGAAGAGAAGAAAGTGCAGGTCTTCCGAGTGGTTTAGTAAGAAGATTAGCAAGTTGGAGAGAATAGGAAATATGCTGTGTATGGAGAAGTCCTAGTGTAACTCGTTCATGTGCATAATGGTAGTTAATGTCAATGTGTTTGCTTCGAGCATGAAAGATAGGATTGACTGTCATATAGAGAGCACTCAAATTGTCACAAAGAAGAAGTGGTGGAGAGAAAAGAGCAACACTAATGTCACATAAGAGAAATGAAATCCAAGTGAGCTCAGCGGTAGTCTGGGTCATAGCGCGATATTCAACTTTAGAGCTAGAACGTGAAATTGTATATTGGCTTCTTGGTAGACCAGGAAATGCAATTGCTTCTAAGAAAAACACAGTACCTAATAGTGGAGTGCCTAGCGAAAGGACAACATGCCCAATTTGTATCTGAAAAGGCATATAAATCAAGTGTAGAATTTGAACTAAAATATAATCCAAAATTAGTTGTACCTTGCAAATATCGTAATATACTTTTGACCATTTTATAAGGAGCTTCTGTTAGCAAGTGCATAAATTGAGAAACATAATTAACACTATAAGATAATCAGGGCgagtataataaacaattcatctcatcccacacaaaactttcccaaattttcatacaaaatataataaacaattcaactttttcaaatctcaaaacaataataatattaaaaaataatattctaacaaatattttattcaactttcatctcaattcattatccaaacgacacctaataAGATATTGAAGAGCACCAACTATGCTACGATAGTGACCAGGGTATGAGAACAGAGTATTCGAGGTAAGACCTTTAGTCTTGGGCATCATGTGGGTCCCCATGGGTTTGCAATCATTCATTTGAGCACACTTTAAAATGTCTAGAGCATATTTAATCAGCGACAAAACAAGACCCGTGCTAGTTGGAGTGATCACTTGAATATCAAGGAAATAGTGCAAGGGACCAAGATTTTCATAGCAAACTGTTGActcaaaacaaagacaaaatcATTAAGAGATGCAGTGTTAGATCCGGTTAAGAGAATATCATcgatatataacaataaaataagagt harbors:
- the LOC121248966 gene encoding nudix hydrolase 20, chloroplastic-like isoform X3, encoding MARSCSLPLSHKIQNSFVPSLCISKASPAFPMRTSTPFPSRFLTHTCFKSKSTTLSVSAAGASFTWDDVLRISQPESLPDDPSDISVFFQKVKICNRGSEKQSEFLPFVIEDQIVGYLHNGFAQNLRRFKDVFIFPRDDSYGGPIGAHVTLHPMLGKPEDRTGAVGDVVKCLGEELIPGIRNELYPVTSSFGSRVFFSLERAAAPYFGIKAYGVQMNGYVERDRQKLLWIGKRSQGKATYPGMLDHLVAGGLPHGISCGENLVKECEEEAGIPISIANEAIPVGAVSYMDIDGYRYKRDVLFCYDLKLPESFKPENQGRMIQAHPSLMLVSVPNHSLY
- the LOC121248966 gene encoding nudix hydrolase 20, chloroplastic-like isoform X2: MARSCSLPLSHKIQNSFVPSLCISKASPAFPMRTSTPFPSRFLTHTCFKSKSTTLSVSAAGASFTWDDVLRISQPESLPDDPSDISVFFQKVKICNRGSEKQSEFLPFVIEDQIVGYLHNGFAQNLRRFKDVFIFPRDDSYGGPIGAHVTLHPMLGKPEDRTGAVGDVVKCLGEELIPGIRNEAYGVQMNGYVERDRQKLLWIGKRSQGKATYPGMLDHLVAGGLPHGISCGENLVKECEEEAGIPISIANEAIPVGAVSYMDIDGYRYKRDVLFCYDLKLPESFKPENQDGEVDSFKLIPARHVANVIRRTQFFKPNCSLVIIDFLFRHGYMKPEHFGYLDLLQSLRSGDCS